From Acidovorax sp. 1608163:
GCGCCTGCGTGCATGAAGACGACACGGTGGCCCGCCAAGGGGGGGATGAGTTTGTGGTGGTGCTCGAAGACCTGGGTGACACCCCGGAAGACGCTGCTGCACGCGCGGAAGACGCTGCGCAAAAAATCCTCCAGGCCCTGCGCGAGCCCTACACGCTGGACGGTGAGGCCCACCACAGTTCCCTGAGCATGGGGATCACCGTCTTCAGCGGTATGCGTGAGACGGTGGATGAACTGCTCAAGCGTGCCGACCTGGCCATGTACCAGGCCAAGTCTGCGGGGCGGGACACTTTGCGCTTTTACGACCCGCAAATGCAGGCCGCCGTCAGTGCCCGTGCGGCGCTGGAGGCCGATATGCGCGCAGGCCTGGCCCAGGAGCAGTTCGAGCTGTACTACCAGCCCCAGGTGGACAACGGCCGCATCACCGGGGCCGAGGCACTGCTGCGCTGGCGCCATCCGCGCGATGGTTTTGTCTCGCCTGCGCAATTTATTCCACTGGCGGAAGAGTCCGGCCTCATCCTGCCGCTGGGCGAGTGGGTGCTCAACGCCGCCTGCGAGCGCCTGGCGCAGTGGGCGCAGCAGCCTTTGCTTGCGGGGCTCAGCCTGGCCGTCAACGTGAGCCCGCGGCAGTTTCACCAAAGCAGCTTTGTGCCGCAGGTGCTGGCGGCTTTGGCCCGCTCGGGGGCCGAGGGCGCGCGCCTCAAACTTGAAATGACAGAAGGTCTGCTGTTGGCCGATGTGGAAGACACCATCGCCAAGATGGCCAAGCTCAAGAGCTATGGCGTGGGCTTTTCGCTCGACGATTTCGGCACTGGGTATTCATCGCTGGCCTACCTCAAGCGCCTGCCGCTGAACCAGCTCAAAATCGACCAGAGCTTTGTGCGCGATGTGCTCACCGACCCCAACGATGCGGCCATTGCCCGCACCGTGGTGGCCCTGGCCACCAGCCTGGGGCTGAGCGTGATTGCTGAAGGGGTGGAGACCGAGGAGCAGCGGGCGTTTTTGGCACGCAACCACTGCCACAGCTGGCAAGGGTATCTGCTGAGCAAGCCCATTCCTGTGGCCGATTTTGAGCGGCTGGTGGCCGAGTACAACGGCCAGCAGGGGCCTGCTTAAGGCCTGCTGGGCGGTGGCGACAAAGCCCCGGAATGTTGTGAGAACCCGTGTGCGCTTCCGTCAGCTTGCCGCAAGCACGTTATGAATAATTATGAATTCAAAACCTAGGCCAAGCGCGCTGCCCCTCGCGTGCGCCGGCGAACACCTCCTCCTGCCGCAGGTGCCTGCGGCGGAGTAGCGTGTTGGGCTGCCATCATCGGTGGCCGTGCCTGCTGCAATGGCCCAGGTCCAGATCGAGATGCAAGGAGACATAACCCATGAGCGCCACGACCCCCACGGCCAGCTACGCTGACTTCTACCGCCATTCCATCGACCACCGCGATGCCTTTTGGGGCGAGCAGGCGGCGCTCATCGACTGGCACACGCCGCCCCAGCAGGTGTGCGACTACAGCAACCCTCCCTTTGCCAAATGGTTTGTGGGCGGCACCACCAACCTGTGCCACAACGCGGTAGACCGCCACCTGCAAGCCCGTGCCGACCAGCCCGCGCTGGTGGCGATTTCCACCGAGACCGATACCGAGCGCAGCTACAGCTTTGCCGAGCTGCATGCCGAAGTGCAGCGCATGGCCGCCACGCTGCAAGGCCTGGGGGTCAAGAAGGGCGACCGCGTTCTCATCTACATGCCCATGATTGCCGAAGCCGCCTTTGCCATGCTGGCCTGCGTGCGCATCGGTGCTTTGCACTCGGTGGTGTTTGGCGGCTTTGCGGCGGGCTCGTTGGCCTCGCGCATCGAAGACGCCGAGCCCGTGGCCGTGGTCAGTGCCGATGCAGGATCGCGTGGCGGCAAGGTGGTGCCTTACAAGCCCTTGCTGGACGAAGCCATCAGCCTGTCGGCCCACAAACCTGCGGCCGTGCTCATGGTCAACCGGGGCCTGGTCCCCATGGCTTTGCAAGCGGGGCGCGACCACGACTGGGCATCGCTGCGCGAGCAGCACCTGCATGCCGTGGTGCCGTGTGAATGGGTCGAATCCACCCACCCCAGCTACACCCTGTACACCAGCGGCACCACCGGCAAGCCCAAGGGCGTGCAGCGCGACACCGGCGGCTACACCGTGGCCCTGGCGGCCAGCATGAAGCACATCTTTGATGCCAAGGAGCAGGTTTTCACCGCCGGGCCGCCCCAAGGTGAAAACGCGGCCCCCTCGGGGGCAGCGACCCGCGTGAGCGGCGGAGCGTGGGGGTCTTTTTCGCCACCAGCGACATCGGCTGGGTGGTGGGACACAGCTACATCATCTATGGCCCGCTGATTGCGGGCATGACCACCATCATGTACGAAGGCCTGCCCACCCGGCCCGATGCGGGCGTGTGGTGGAGCATCGTGGAAAAGTACAAGGTCACGCACATGTTCTCGGCCCCCACGGCCGTGCGCGTGCTCAAGAAGCAAGACCCCAGCTGGCTCAAAAAATATGACGTCTCCAGCCTCAAGGCCTTGTGGCTGGCGGGCGAGCCGCTGGACGAGCCCACGGCGCAATGGATCAGCGACGCGCTGGCCGTGCCCATCATCGATAACTACTGGCAGACTGAAACCGGCTGGCCTATCTTGACCCTGGCCAATGGGGTAGAGCAGCAAACCACCCGCTTTGGCAGCCCTGGCAAAGCCACGTATGGCTACGCCGTGAAGATCATCGACGAGTCCACCGGCGAAGAGCTGACAGGGGCCAACCAAAAAGGCGTGGTCGCCATCGAAGGCCCGCTGCCCCCGGGCTGCATGCAAACCGTGTGGCGCGACGACGCCCGGTTTGTGAACACCTACTGGAAGAGCATTCCTGGCCGCCTCATCTACAGCACCTTTGACTGGGGCATTCGCGATGCCGATGGCTACCACTTCATCCTGGGCCGCACGGACGACGTGATCAACGTGGCGGGCCACCGCCTGGGCACCCGTGAGATCGAGGAGAGCATCGCCTCGCACCCCAACATCGCCGAGGTGGCCGTGGTGGGCGTGGCCGACCAGCTCAAGGGCCAGGTGGCCATGGCGTTTGCCGTGGCGCGCGATGCGTCGGGGCTCGACTCGGATGCGGGCCGCCTCAAGCTGGAAGGCGAAGTCATGAAGCAGGTGGACCACCAACTGGGCGCCGTGGCCCGGCCTTCGCGCGTGTACTTTGTGAATGTGTTGCCCAAGACACGCAGTGGCAAGCTGCTGCGCCGCGCCCTGCAGGCCGTGGCCGAGCGCCGCGATCCTGGCGACTTGACCACCATGGACGACCCCGCTGCGCTGCAGCAGGTGCGTGATCTGGTCGGTTGAATTCAGCCACTCCGGGGGCCTGGGCAGGCGTTGGGGTGGCGCAGGTCGCCCTGGCGCGGGCCGCTGGATGGACCGCGCTGGGCTGTGCCGGTGAACGCTTATTTCAGGTACGAGCGCAGCGTGGTTGCCAGGGCCGCCATGTCTTTTTCGCGCTGAGTGGGTTCGATGTCGGGCTGGCCCAGGTGCTCTCGGATATGCCCCTCCAGCACCTCCGCCATCAAACCATTCACAGCGCCGCGAATGGCCGCGATCTGCTGCAAGATGGCCTGGCACTCTCCCTCATCCGACAGCGCACGCTCCAAGGCCTCGGTTTGCCCCTTGATGCGGCGCACGCGCGACAGCAAACGCTTTTTTCCGGTGATGGTGTGGCTCATGGGCGGTGATCTTAGGGCCTGTTGACGCCTTGCCACGGTTGTGCCTTTGCCTGTGCGGTCCATGGGGGGCGTGGCTGCTTGTGCGGCGCGAAGTACCGGCGCTTCCCCACCTGTTTCCGCTTGATTCTTGCGGCAGGTCTGATTCCCATTGAAAACCTTGGCAAAAGCAGGGCCAGGCTGTTTATGAAAATACTGGTGGGGGGTATATTTAGCGATCAACTTTTGAGCCCTGCGTTCATGCAAACCTCCATCGCAGCCCACGGGTGGCAGCACCCGCACCATTTCAACGAAGGCAATCCTTTGGCAGAGCGCAACACCACCTGGGCGGTGGTGCTGACGGCCAGCATGATGGTGGTCGAGATCGTGGGGGGCTGGGTCTATAACTCCATGGCCCTGGTCTCTGACGGGTGGCACATGAGCTCGCACGCCCTGGCGCTGGGCCTGTCGGTGCTGGCCTATGTCTGGGCCCGGCGGCTGGCGGGCAGCCAGCAGTTTGCCTTTGGCACCTGGAAGATCGAAGTCCTGGGCGGCTTTACCAGCGCTGTGTTGCTGACCCTGGTGGCTGCGTTGATGCTGTACCAGTCGGTGGACCGGCTGTTCACCCCCAGCCCGATCCATTACGACGAGGCCATCGTGATCGGGGTGGTGGGGCTCCTGGTCAATCTGGTGTGCGCCTGGCTGCTGCGCGGCGGGCACCATCACCACGGTCATGACCATGGACACGGACACCATCATGGTCATGACCACCCGGTGCACCACCAGGACCTGAACCTGCGGGCCGCCTACGTGCATGTGGTGGCCGATGCCGCCACCTCGGTGCTGGCCATCGTGGCCCTGTTTGGGGGCAAGCTCTGGGGCGCCGCCTGGTTGGACCCAGCGATGGGCATCGTGGGCTCAGGCCTGGTGGCGTTGTGGGCCTTGGGTCTGCTGCGCGACTCTGCCACGGCCTTGCTCGATGCAGAGATGGACGCCCCTGTGGTGGCTGAGATCCGCGAGGTCATCGAACAAAGCCCGGTGCCTGCCACGCTGTGCGACCTGCATGTTTGGCGAGTGGGCACCGACAAATATGCCTGCGTGGTGGCCCTGGCCACGGCGGCGGATGTGACGCCTGACTATTTCAAACAGCAGCTGCGCATCCACGAGGAACTGGTGCACATCACGGTGGAAGTGAACCATCTTCCGGCCAGCGGCGCGTTGGCGCAGTGACGTAAGTCCATAGCTATAAAGTACTTCAAAAATGATAGCTGCTAGCGCCTGCTAGTTAAGCGCTAGAGTCTGTTTTTATTGAAATCTCTGTTCATGCGTGTCTTTCTTGTTGCTGGCGCCATGGTGGTCGTGGGCGTTCTCATCGGTACATCGCTGCCTGTGTGGGCAGCCAAGCCCTTGCCGCCTGGGGCCACGGCGGTGGTCCAGGCCGTGCACGCGGCGGCGGGGCAGCAACGCCACGCGGCGTTGCAACGGCTGATGGCGCCAGAGTTTGTATGGAGCTTTGGTGGCGATGCGGATGCACAGCAGGCGATTGCTGCCTGGAAGGCAGATCCCAAGGCCTTGAAGTCTTTACGCCGCGTAACGGGCGCGCCCTGCGCAGCGTTGCCCGACGGCAGTGTGGAGTGCCCCCGACAAGCGGGCCGCGCCGCCCGTGCCCGCTTTGAGCCCACCGCCCAGGGCTGGCGCATGGTGTCTTTTGTGGCGGGGGATTGATCGCTGGTGGGGCGGGAGGGATGCCCCTGTTTTACAGGAGGCGCAGCCGGGTCCACTGCGTGGGCGCTTGCCAGGTGTCCATCCACTGCGCGAAAGCGTCCTGGGGCATGGGGCGGGCGATGCAGTAGCCCTGGGCTTGTGGGCAGCCCAGCTGCAGCAGCATCTGCCCCTGTTCGACGCTTTCCACACCCTCGGCGATGACGCGGTAGCCAAACGAGCGCGCCAGCCCGATCACGCCCTGCACGATGGCCAGGTCGCCCGGATCGCTCATCATGCCGTGCACAAAGCTCTGGTCGATCTTGAGGGTGTCCATGGGCAGGCGGCGCAGGTAGGTCAGCGACGAGTAGCCGGTGCCAAAGTCGTCCAGCGAGATGCTCACCCCCAGTGCGCGCAACGATTGCAGCGTGTGGGTGACGGCCTGCAGGTCATACAGCGCGGCGCTCTCGGTGATTTCAATCTCGACCAAATGACCTGGCACTGTGGGGTGGCGGGCCAGGCATTGCTCCAGCCAGTGGGCAAAGCCGTCTTGCTGCAAATGCTGCGCACTGACGTTGATGCTCAGTGGCATGGGCATGTTGTGGGCTTGCAGCCACTCCAGCTGGAGCAGGGCTGCCTCGATCACCCATTGGCCGAACACGATGTCGAGTTCCGTGCCCTCAATCATCGGCAGGAATTCGCCAGGGGTCAGCACGCCGCGCTCGGGGTGCAGCCAGCGCACCAGGGCCTCTGCACCCACCACGCTGCCCGATCGCATGTCCACCTTGGGCTGCAGGTACAGCGTGAACTGGGCCTCGTTCAGCGCGTTGCGCAGGTGCTTGGCCTGCTCGCGCAGCAGCTGCACGGCACGGTCCTGCGCTGCGTCAAACAGGTGGAAACGGTTGCGCCCGGCCTGCTTGGCGGCGTACATGGCCTGGTCTGCGTGGCGCAGCAAGGTGTCGGCATCGGCATCGTCTGAAGGGAATAGCGTGTAGCCGATGCTGGCGGTGACGACCACGCGCTCGGCGTCCAGTGGGTAGGGGGCGGCCACGCTGTCCATGACGCGGGTCAGCCGGGCTTCGCAGTCGCAGCCCGATGCCAGGTGGGGCAGCAGGATGACGAATTCGTCGCCGCCCAGGCGGGCCACGCAGTCTTCGGGTCGCAGTGCGCGTGTCAGCCGTCCCGCCACGGCCACCAGCAGGCGGTCTCCGGCCCCGTGCCCAAAGCGGTCGTTCACGGGCTTGAAGCCGTCCAGGTCCAGGTAGGCCACGCCCAGCAAGCTGCCCTGCGCGCGGGCGCTGGCCATGGCCTCTTGTAGTTTGCGCGCCAGCAGCACGCGGTTGGGCAGACCCGTCAGGGCATCAAAGTGGGCCAGTTTTTGCAGCAACACCTCTTGCTCGCGCTGCGGCGTCACGTCAATGGCCACGCCCAGCATGCGCTGTGGCGTGCCCCGGGCGTCAAAGCTCACGATCTTGCCCAGGTTGCGCACCCAGCGGGGCTGGTCGCTGCCCGTGCCGTGCAGGCGCCAGGTGGCATCAAACGGCGTGGCGTGGTGCTTGGCGTGGCGTGATATTTCTGCGGCGATGCGCTCCACGTCGTCCGGGGCCACCAGGTGGGTCCAATCGGTGGGCTCGGCTCCGGCCTCTTGCCCATGGGCGCTGCGCAGGGCGCGCCAGCGGCTGTCGCCCGTCACGGTGCCTGCCTGCAAATCCCAGTCCCACAGGCCCAGCGATGCGGCCGAGATGGTGAGCGAGAGCAGCTCTTCGCGCTCGCGCACCTTTTCTTCCGAGCGTTTGCGGTCGGTGATGTCCTGCACCGAGAACATCCAGCACGGCTCGCCATCAAAGTCCGTCATGCGCATGGATTGCAGCACTGTGCGCGGCGGGCCGTTGCGCGGCTGGATGGTGACTTCGTAGCTGTTGAGCTGGCCGGTGGGCTCGGCGGCCCGGATCAGGTTGGCGCGGTCGGTGGGGTCAAAAATGCCCATCTCGATGGAGTTGCGCCCCAGGGCTTCGCTGCGCGGGATGCCGATCATCTCCTCCCAGGCCGGGTTGATTTCGACGTACTGCCCATCGCTGCAGCGCGACAGCCCCATCGGGAAGGGCATGAGCTGGAAGATCCGGGAAAAGCGTTCCTCCGACTGGTTCAGCCGCAAGCGCGCGCGCCGGGCTTCGTCGATGTCTTGCGTCACGCCCCGCAGCCGGGCAACCCGGCCATGCTCCAGCACGGCCTCGCAGCGCGCCCGTATCCAGAGCCTGCGGCCATCCGCACGCAGGATCTCCAGGTCCATGCTCCACTCTTTCCGGTGGTCGATGCAGTCGCGGAACTTCTGGCGCAGCTCGGCCTGGTACTCGGGGGGCACGTACCGATCGATGTAGTTGTCCGGCAGGGGACTGCCTGGGGGCAGACCGTGGATCTCAAAGCACATGTCTGACCAGTACAGCAGCCCTCCCTTGGCCAGGTCGTGCTCCCAGGCGCCCAGCCGGGCCAGGCGGCCCGCCTGCTGCAGCAGGCCGTTGCGGGTTTTCAGCTCTTCGCTGGTGCGCTCGGCCTCGGTCATGTCGTGGAAGACAAACACAAAGCCCTCTTGCCCGTTGATGTGCACGGGCCGGGCTGAGGTGAGTCCCGACACGGTGGAGCCATCGGGGCGCTGCGCACGCATGGGCAACTGGTGCGCCTGCCCGTTGCGCAGCACGGCGTGCAGCAGCCGCGTGTGTTCGTGCTGGCTGGCCCACAGGTTCAGCTGCTGTGAAGTGCGGCCCAGCACCTGCTCGCGCGGCAGGCCCAGCAGGGTGCACAGGGCGGGGTTGGCCTCCAGCAGGCGCCCGTCGTTCATGCTGGCAATGCCAGCGGGGTCGGGCAGGGTCAGGTAGATGGTGCTGGACTTGGCCTCAGAGGCGCGCAGTGCGTCCTGCACCTCGTGGTGGGCGGTGATGTCCACATCCATGCCCGCCAGGCGAACGGGGCGCCCCTGGGCATCGCGTTCGGCCACCGTACCGCGCGACATGATCCAGCGCCACTGGCCAGCCGTGTTCTTCACACGGAACTCCGCTTCGTAGGCTTCCTCCTGCCCGTTTTGCGATCTCGCCAGGTAGTCCGCAGCACGCTCGGCGTCTGCTGGGTGGCGCCGTTCGTACCAGCGCTGCCACAGGTCAGGGACCTGGGTGTCCTCGATGCCAAAAGCGGCGTAAAAGTGGCCTTCGCATCGGAACTGGCGGGTGGCCACATCCCACTCCCAGCGCCCTCCGTTAAGGGAGTCCAGTGCCAGGCGCAGTTGTTCCTCGCGCTGCGCCAGCGCCTGGTGGGCCTGCTGCAGCGCCTGCGTGGCCTGTGCGCGGGCCGCCAGCAATTGGCGGCCGGTGCCCAGCAGCAGCACCCCCGCACCGTGGTGCCAGGGCATGAGTGCCAGGGCTTCCAGCACCGAGGTGGGGCTGGGCACCCCCCCGCTGATCCACAGGCCCGCGTAGGTGACCGCTGGCAGCAGCCCGGCCACGGCCAGCATGCTGATCCACAGGCGGGCATCGCCATTGCCTTGCCAGGCATACCTGCGGGCCAAAAGGCCCAGCACCCAGGCCCCCGCCAGCACGCAGCCCACGCTGGCCCAGGGGGCGTTTGGAATCCACCACTGCGCCCCCAGCGCCACACCCGCCGAGACAAGGGCCGCCACCGGTCCAAAGTACAAGCCCAGAAATGCGGTGGCCGTGGGGTGCACCACCACCCCCAGGTTCAGTGCGCTGTAGCGCAGGGTCATGAGCAGCAGCGCCGACACCAACCCCCCACCAAGCCCGCCACCACCTGGCTGCGCATGGAAGGGCGCAGCACCTCGGCGGGCTCCAGCCACACCAGGGTCAGCACAATGAGGGCGAGCAGGCCACCGGCCAGCAGCATGATGACGCTCATGGGACCGGTGGGCAGGCAGGAGGGGGGCGGTACCGGCCAGCAGAGGCGCCGAGCCACTGGCTTGAAAAGCCAGCGCGGCGGGGGGCTAAGGGGCGTTCGGGCACCATGCCCCGAGTTTAGGCGGGTTCAGCCCCTAGCTTCGGGGCCACAGCCTTGTGACAAGCCCGGTTGACAGCAACGTGCCGCTGACGATGACGGCCGCGCAGCCCAGCATCCACAGCGTCACGGCCTCGTGCAGGAACAGGCCGCCGTACAGCACGGCAAACAGCGGGGTGATGAAGGTCACTGCCAGGGCGCGGCTGGGGCCTGCGTGCTCGATCAGGCGAAAGTACAGGATGTACGCCACGGCGGTACACAGCAGGGCAATCGCCACAATGGCCGCCCAGGCGCGCAGCCCCGGCATCTGGGCGGGCCAGAACCACAGGGTGGGCAGCGCCAGGGCCAGGGCCGCACCGAGCTGGCTGCCTGTGGCGGTGGCAATGGGTGGCACACCCATGAGCTTGCGGCGTGCATAGCTGGCCGCAATGCCATAGCAGCACGATGCCGCCAGGCAGGCCGCAATCGCCCAGCCCGCCTGGTCAGACTTGACGCCCACCCCGGCTGGGGCGCGCCAGGCCAGCAGGGCCACGCCCACAAAGCCCAAGGCCAGGCCCAGCCAGCGCAGGCGGTTGATGCGGTCGCCCAGCCACAGCCAGGCCACTAGGGCCCCAAACAGCGGCACCGTGGCGTTCAAGATGGACGTCAGCCCGGTCGCGATGTGCATCACGGCCCAGGCATACAGCGCAAAAGGAATGGCCGAGTTGACCACCCCGGCCAGCAAGATGGGCCGCCAGTGCTGGCGCAGCGCAGGCCATTGCCCCTGGCGCAGCAGAATGGGCCACAGCAGCACCGTGGCCAGCGCCACCCGCAGGCCCGCGGTGACGATGGGTCCAAACTCGGCCGCCCCCAGGCGCATGAAGAGAAAGGACGCACCCCACAGGGCGGCCAGCAGCACGAATTCGCCCAGCCAGGAAGACATGGGCGCGGGGGAGGGACTGTTCACTCGGGGGCTTTCTGGGGTGGGGCTGGAAATTGTCACGGTTTCTGCTGGGCCCTGCTGGCGCGGGTTTGTCGGGGCACCGGCGTGCTGCGTGGGCTGTGTGCGCTATGCAGGCATTTCTTCCAGCGCCAGCAAGGCGGCTTTGCGCGGCAGGCCTCCGGCGTAGCCGGTGAGGCTGCCATCCGCCCCCAGCACGCGGTGGCAGGGCACCACCACGCTCAAGGGGTTGCGGCCCACGGCGGCAGCCACGGCACGCACGGCACTGGGGCGGGCGATGGACTGGCTCAGCGCGCCATAGCTGGTGGTGTGGCCGCAGGGCAGGGCCAGCAAGGCACGCCACACGGTTTGCTGAAAGGCCGTGCCCACCGACAAATCCAGCGGCAGATCAAACACCTTGCGCTGGCCTTGCAGGTATTGCTGCAACTGGGCTGCAGCTTGCAGCAGGGTGGGGTGCTGCGGTGCAGGCGTCCAGGCGGGTGTGTCCTGCAATGCTGGCGGAAAGTGCTTTTGCCCGTCAAACCACAGCCCGGCCAGCCCCTGCGCGGTGGCGGCCAGCCAGACGGGGCCCTGGTCGGTAGCGATGCGGGTGTACACGGTGTTGGTGGGGTAGTGCATGGTGTTTTATTGAAAATGGCCTCTAGCGCTTGATAGATAAGCGCTAGCAGCTATGGATTTGATAGTGAATTTGCGACGGGCGGTGTGGGGGCTGCCGGCTCGGCACTGGCCTCCAGGCTGGCCCAGGCGCGCACCACGGCGTAGCTGCGCCAGGGCTGCCAGGCGGCAGAGGCCTCGGTGGCCGCCCGGGCGGGTTGCTTTTGGCCCTGCACGCCCAGCGCTTTGTGCAGCGCCACATCGCCCGCCACAAACGCATCGGGCCAGCGCAGCACGCGCATGGCGATGTACTGCGCCGTCCAGTCGCCAATGCCGGGCAGGGCGCACAGGGCGCGGGTGGTGGCGGGCACATCGGCGGTGCTGTCCAGTGTGATCTGCCCGGCATCCACCGCCCGCGCCAGCGCCACGATGGCCGCCTGCCGCTGGCGCACGATGCCCAGCTGCCCCAGTGCTTCACCCTCGGCCCGGGCCAGCACATCGGCGGTGGGGAACAGGCGGCTGAGCTGCGGCCAGGGGGTGGTGATGGGCTCGCCAAAGCGCTCGACCAGCCGCTGCCCCAGCGTGCGCGCCGCCGCCA
This genomic window contains:
- a CDS encoding metal/formaldehyde-sensitive transcriptional repressor produces the protein MSHTITGKKRLLSRVRRIKGQTEALERALSDEGECQAILQQIAAIRGAVNGLMAEVLEGHIREHLGQPDIEPTQREKDMAALATTLRSYLK
- the dmeF gene encoding CDF family Co(II)/Ni(II) efflux transporter DmeF, which encodes MQTSIAAHGWQHPHHFNEGNPLAERNTTWAVVLTASMMVVEIVGGWVYNSMALVSDGWHMSSHALALGLSVLAYVWARRLAGSQQFAFGTWKIEVLGGFTSAVLLTLVAALMLYQSVDRLFTPSPIHYDEAIVIGVVGLLVNLVCAWLLRGGHHHHGHDHGHGHHHGHDHPVHHQDLNLRAAYVHVVADAATSVLAIVALFGGKLWGAAWLDPAMGIVGSGLVALWALGLLRDSATALLDAEMDAPVVAEIREVIEQSPVPATLCDLHVWRVGTDKYACVVALATAADVTPDYFKQQLRIHEELVHITVEVNHLPASGALAQ
- a CDS encoding EAL domain-containing protein, with the translated sequence MTLRYSALNLGVVVHPTATAFLGLYFGPVAALVSAGVALGAQWWIPNAPWASVGCVLAGAWVLGLLARRYAWQGNGDARLWISMLAVAGLLPAVTYAGLWISGGVPSPTSVLEALALMPWHHGAGVLLLGTGRQLLAARAQATQALQQAHQALAQREEQLRLALDSLNGGRWEWDVATRQFRCEGHFYAAFGIEDTQVPDLWQRWYERRHPADAERAADYLARSQNGQEEAYEAEFRVKNTAGQWRWIMSRGTVAERDAQGRPVRLAGMDVDITAHHEVQDALRASEAKSSTIYLTLPDPAGIASMNDGRLLEANPALCTLLGLPREQVLGRTSQQLNLWASQHEHTRLLHAVLRNGQAHQLPMRAQRPDGSTVSGLTSARPVHINGQEGFVFVFHDMTEAERTSEELKTRNGLLQQAGRLARLGAWEHDLAKGGLLYWSDMCFEIHGLPPGSPLPDNYIDRYVPPEYQAELRQKFRDCIDHRKEWSMDLEILRADGRRLWIRARCEAVLEHGRVARLRGVTQDIDEARRARLRLNQSEERFSRIFQLMPFPMGLSRCSDGQYVEINPAWEEMIGIPRSEALGRNSIEMGIFDPTDRANLIRAAEPTGQLNSYEVTIQPRNGPPRTVLQSMRMTDFDGEPCWMFSVQDITDRKRSEEKVREREELLSLTISAASLGLWDWDLQAGTVTGDSRWRALRSAHGQEAGAEPTDWTHLVAPDDVERIAAEISRHAKHHATPFDATWRLHGTGSDQPRWVRNLGKIVSFDARGTPQRMLGVAIDVTPQREQEVLLQKLAHFDALTGLPNRVLLARKLQEAMASARAQGSLLGVAYLDLDGFKPVNDRFGHGAGDRLLVAVAGRLTRALRPEDCVARLGGDEFVILLPHLASGCDCEARLTRVMDSVAAPYPLDAERVVVTASIGYTLFPSDDADADTLLRHADQAMYAAKQAGRNRFHLFDAAQDRAVQLLREQAKHLRNALNEAQFTLYLQPKVDMRSGSVVGAEALVRWLHPERGVLTPGEFLPMIEGTELDIVFGQWVIEAALLQLEWLQAHNMPMPLSINVSAQHLQQDGFAHWLEQCLARHPTVPGHLVEIEITESAALYDLQAVTHTLQSLRALGVSISLDDFGTGYSSLTYLRRLPMDTLKIDQSFVHGMMSDPGDLAIVQGVIGLARSFGYRVIAEGVESVEQGQMLLQLGCPQAQGYCIARPMPQDAFAQWMDTWQAPTQWTRLRLL
- a CDS encoding DMT family transporter: MSSWLGEFVLLAALWGASFLFMRLGAAEFGPIVTAGLRVALATVLLWPILLRQGQWPALRQHWRPILLAGVVNSAIPFALYAWAVMHIATGLTSILNATVPLFGALVAWLWLGDRINRLRWLGLALGFVGVALLAWRAPAGVGVKSDQAGWAIAACLAASCCYGIAASYARRKLMGVPPIATATGSQLGAALALALPTLWFWPAQMPGLRAWAAIVAIALLCTAVAYILYFRLIEHAGPSRALAVTFITPLFAVLYGGLFLHEAVTLWMLGCAAVIVSGTLLSTGLVTRLWPRS
- a CDS encoding methylated-DNA--[protein]-cysteine S-methyltransferase; protein product: MHYPTNTVYTRIATDQGPVWLAATAQGLAGLWFDGQKHFPPALQDTPAWTPAPQHPTLLQAAAQLQQYLQGQRKVFDLPLDLSVGTAFQQTVWRALLALPCGHTTSYGALSQSIARPSAVRAVAAAVGRNPLSVVVPCHRVLGADGSLTGYAGGLPRKAALLALEEMPA